The proteins below come from a single uncultured Carboxylicivirga sp. genomic window:
- a CDS encoding response regulator, with the protein MKKILIIDDAADTRTTLKTLLRKQNVEILEASNGVEGWDIIIKEHPDLILLDLYMPHKDGFSILEDLEEEWMGIPVVVVSGDTEEETISTCNFFGAKAYLKKPIVLDEFKEVIKVIEEA; encoded by the coding sequence ATGAAGAAAATTCTAATAATTGACGATGCTGCAGACACTAGAACTACATTAAAAACTCTTCTAAGAAAACAGAATGTAGAGATATTAGAAGCATCCAATGGTGTTGAAGGTTGGGATATTATAATAAAAGAACACCCAGATCTGATTCTTCTAGATCTTTATATGCCACATAAAGATGGTTTCTCAATACTTGAAGATCTTGAAGAAGAATGGATGGGAATACCTGTAGTAGTAGTTTCTGGTGATACGGAAGAAGAAACTATCTCTACCTGCAATTTTTTTGGAGCAAAAGCCTATCTAAAAAAACCTATTGTTCTAGACGAATTCAAAG
- a CDS encoding nucleoside deaminase has product MDQINFSDQYFMKQAFIEAEKALQKNEVPVGAVIVCEGQIISRSHNLTETLNDVTAHAEMLAITSAAEFLGGKYLNQCTLYVTLEPCVMCAGALNWSQLKRLVYAASDEKRGFARCNPSLTHPKTEITYGIMEVECKEIIQRFFKNKR; this is encoded by the coding sequence ATGGATCAAATAAATTTTTCGGACCAGTACTTTATGAAGCAAGCTTTTATTGAAGCAGAAAAAGCATTGCAAAAAAACGAAGTTCCGGTTGGAGCTGTTATTGTTTGTGAAGGACAAATTATTTCGCGTTCGCATAATTTAACCGAAACACTTAATGATGTAACAGCGCATGCCGAGATGTTAGCCATAACATCGGCAGCTGAATTCCTAGGAGGAAAATACTTAAATCAATGCACTCTATACGTTACTTTAGAGCCATGTGTTATGTGTGCCGGTGCCCTTAACTGGTCACAATTAAAAAGATTAGTATATGCAGCTTCTGATGAGAAAAGGGGGTTTGCCCGATGCAATCCTTCATTAACACACCCTAAAACTGAAATTACATATGGTATAATGGAAGTTGAATGTAAAGAGATAATACAACGATTTTTTAAGAATAAAAGATAA
- the aspS gene encoding aspartate--tRNA ligase, whose protein sequence is MYRTHTCGELRMDHLNLSVTLSGWVQKVRNLGGMTFIDIRDRYGITQLVFNEESHKDVCEQANELGREFVIQIQGKVAERSSKNSKIATGDIEILVEDLKVLNASELPPFTIEDDTDGGDELRMKYRYLDLRRGPVRNNLVLRHRMGFEVRNYLNNQNFIETETPVLIKSTPEGARDFVVPSRMNEGQFYALPQSPQVFKQLLMVGGFDRYFQIVKCFRDEDLRADRQPEFTQIDCEMSFVEQEDILDTFEGMTKHLFKTIKGIELDYDFPRLSYADAMKYYGSDKPDTRFEMKFVDITNDVKDSDFKLFSSADYVGGICATGCAEYSRKQLDQLTDFVKKPQIGAGGLIYIKYNADGSVKSSIDKFFNAEQLIALGEKFNAKAGDLVLILAGALNKTLTALCELRLEMGSRLGLRDKNTFSPLWVVDFPLLEWDEDTERFYAMHHPFTSPKTEDFELLESDPGKVRANAYDLVINGVEIGGGSIRIFNDELQQKMFKLLGFTEEEAEAQFGFLMNAFKYGAPPHGGVAFGFDRLVSLFAGIDSIRDVIAFPKNNSGRDVMIDSPSPISQDQLEELNIALTLKEK, encoded by the coding sequence ATGTACAGAACACATACCTGCGGTGAATTAAGAATGGATCACCTTAACCTATCTGTAACGTTAAGCGGATGGGTTCAAAAAGTACGTAACTTAGGAGGAATGACATTTATCGATATACGCGATAGATACGGAATTACTCAATTGGTTTTTAATGAAGAGTCTCATAAAGATGTATGTGAGCAGGCTAATGAGTTGGGAAGAGAGTTTGTTATTCAAATTCAGGGAAAAGTTGCCGAAAGAAGTAGTAAAAACTCAAAAATTGCTACAGGTGATATAGAAATATTAGTAGAGGATTTAAAAGTGTTAAATGCCTCGGAATTGCCTCCTTTTACTATTGAAGATGATACAGATGGTGGTGATGAATTAAGGATGAAATATCGCTATCTTGATTTACGTCGTGGACCAGTAAGAAACAATTTAGTGTTACGCCATCGAATGGGATTTGAGGTGCGTAATTATTTAAATAATCAAAATTTTATTGAAACAGAAACACCTGTTTTAATTAAATCAACTCCTGAAGGAGCGCGTGATTTTGTTGTGCCTTCCCGAATGAATGAAGGCCAATTTTACGCATTACCACAATCACCGCAAGTTTTTAAGCAATTATTAATGGTAGGTGGTTTTGATCGCTATTTCCAAATAGTGAAGTGTTTCAGAGATGAGGATTTACGTGCAGATCGTCAGCCTGAGTTTACACAGATTGATTGTGAGATGTCGTTTGTAGAACAAGAAGACATTCTAGATACATTTGAGGGGATGACAAAACATCTATTCAAAACAATTAAAGGTATTGAATTAGATTACGATTTTCCAAGGTTATCGTATGCTGATGCTATGAAGTATTATGGATCAGATAAACCAGATACTCGTTTTGAAATGAAGTTTGTTGACATTACTAATGATGTTAAGGACTCAGACTTTAAATTATTTAGTTCAGCTGATTATGTTGGAGGTATTTGTGCAACAGGATGTGCTGAATATTCGCGTAAACAATTAGATCAACTAACCGATTTTGTAAAAAAACCACAAATTGGTGCGGGAGGACTAATCTATATCAAATACAATGCAGATGGATCAGTAAAATCATCCATTGATAAGTTTTTTAATGCAGAACAACTTATTGCTTTAGGCGAGAAATTTAATGCAAAAGCTGGCGATTTGGTACTTATTCTGGCTGGTGCTTTAAATAAAACTTTAACGGCCCTTTGTGAATTGCGTCTTGAGATGGGATCACGTTTAGGGTTAAGAGATAAGAATACATTCTCTCCATTGTGGGTTGTTGATTTTCCATTATTGGAATGGGATGAAGATACTGAGCGTTTTTACGCAATGCACCATCCATTTACTTCACCTAAAACTGAAGATTTTGAATTATTAGAATCAGATCCAGGAAAAGTTAGAGCTAATGCTTATGATTTAGTGATTAACGGTGTTGAAATAGGGGGTGGATCTATTCGTATATTTAATGATGAATTGCAACAAAAGATGTTTAAGTTATTAGGATTTACTGAAGAGGAAGCAGAAGCTCAATTTGGTTTCTTAATGAATGCATTTAAATATGGTGCCCCTCCTCATGGTGGTGTTGCGTTTGGATTTGATCGTTTGGTTTCATTGTTTGCTGGAATTGATTCTATTCGTGATGTAATTGCCTTTCCTAAAAATAACTCAGGTCGTGATGTGATGATTGATTCTCCATCGCCAATTAGCCAAGATCAGTTGGAGGAATTAAATATTGCTTTAACATTGAAAGAGAAATAA
- a CDS encoding 1-acyl-sn-glycerol-3-phosphate acyltransferase: protein MTNELNFESIRPYKDEEIHEVFERLKNEHDFLELIKFLYPNFSTENFLKKLLSIQSVKEFQTEVIYPYVKEVLRTTTKGITHSGLTDLDPNGHYLFISNHRDIVLDSAILNILMVENKLNTTEIAIGDNLLIFPWITDLVKLNKSFIVNRNLPVRQMLESSTRLSHYIRKTLVERNQSIWIAQREGRSKDGDDRTQVSLLKMMNMSGTGSFAENFGELNIVPLSISYEYDPCDYLKALEFQMKRDNPDYKKSQADDLKHMGAGLRGRKGRVHFGFGTPIKLSELTQLNELQKNDQLQELAEMIDQQIHNHYKFYPGNFIADDLFTNHTRHTDKYTDEDKSIFLGYLDEHLSRIDGDRDFLHNALLEMYGNPVKNFYTSDDK, encoded by the coding sequence ATGACAAATGAGTTAAACTTTGAATCTATTCGTCCATATAAAGACGAAGAGATTCATGAAGTTTTTGAGCGATTAAAGAATGAGCATGATTTTCTTGAACTAATCAAATTCTTATATCCCAACTTCTCAACCGAAAATTTTCTTAAAAAATTACTTAGCATTCAAAGTGTAAAGGAATTTCAAACCGAAGTTATTTACCCATACGTAAAAGAAGTTTTACGCACTACAACTAAAGGCATTACACACTCTGGCTTAACAGATCTGGATCCGAACGGACACTATCTATTTATTTCAAACCATCGTGATATTGTACTCGATTCAGCCATTTTAAATATTCTGATGGTTGAAAATAAGCTTAATACAACCGAAATTGCAATTGGAGATAATTTACTAATATTTCCATGGATCACTGACTTGGTTAAGCTGAACAAATCATTTATCGTTAATCGAAATCTTCCGGTACGCCAAATGTTGGAAAGTTCAACCAGACTATCTCATTATATTAGAAAAACACTTGTTGAGCGTAATCAAAGTATTTGGATTGCTCAGCGAGAAGGACGTTCGAAAGATGGAGATGATCGCACACAGGTAAGTCTTCTTAAAATGATGAACATGAGTGGTACAGGTTCATTTGCTGAAAATTTCGGTGAATTAAATATTGTTCCCTTATCAATTTCATACGAGTATGATCCTTGTGATTATCTTAAGGCATTGGAATTTCAGATGAAAAGAGACAATCCTGATTACAAAAAATCGCAAGCAGATGATTTAAAGCATATGGGTGCTGGCCTGCGAGGAAGAAAAGGAAGAGTTCATTTTGGTTTTGGTACCCCAATTAAGTTATCAGAATTAACTCAGTTAAATGAGTTACAAAAAAATGATCAACTACAAGAACTGGCTGAAATGATTGATCAACAGATACACAATCATTATAAATTCTATCCAGGTAATTTTATTGCCGACGATTTATTTACAAATCACACTCGTCATACCGATAAATATACCGACGAAGATAAATCGATTTTCCTTGGTTATTTAGACGAGCATTTATCAAGAATTGATGGAGATAGAGACTTCCTTCATAATGCTCTTTTAGAGATGTATGGTAATCCTGTAAAGAATTTTTATACATCAGACGATAAATAA
- a CDS encoding STAS domain-containing protein, whose product MIKIKVFKNTTLVSFEKKENLDIKNSGDIKSRLMDILKRPFTNLIVDLDKVEKVDDDGLNALMAMQRLSEMNQSQLSLFNVKEGVLKAMRKHELDGYFFFCDRPKPFSDDLLLV is encoded by the coding sequence ATGATTAAAATTAAAGTTTTTAAAAATACCACGTTAGTATCCTTTGAGAAGAAAGAGAATCTTGATATTAAAAATTCAGGAGACATAAAATCTCGTTTGATGGATATATTAAAGCGACCATTCACAAATTTAATTGTGGATCTTGATAAAGTAGAGAAGGTTGATGATGATGGGTTGAATGCTTTAATGGCTATGCAACGTTTATCTGAAATGAATCAGAGCCAGCTTAGCTTATTTAACGTGAAGGAGGGCGTGCTAAAAGCAATGCGCAAGCACGAACTTGATGGGTATTTCTTTTTTTGTGACCGTCCAAAGCCCTTTTCTGATGACCTATTATTGGTTTAA
- a CDS encoding carboxymuconolactone decarboxylase family protein, with amino-acid sequence MNDKIKEFREYRAAMNEKLLAGDNKVIKRIFNLDTNTYMEGALSTKVKEMLGLVSSMVLRCDDCIKYHLEKCYEQGVTKEEMMEIFSVANLVGGTIVIPHTRRAIEYWEILHEED; translated from the coding sequence ATGAACGATAAGATTAAAGAATTCAGAGAATATCGAGCAGCAATGAATGAAAAACTTTTAGCTGGCGATAATAAGGTTATTAAACGCATTTTTAATCTTGATACCAATACTTACATGGAAGGTGCCTTATCAACCAAAGTAAAGGAAATGCTCGGCTTGGTAAGTTCAATGGTACTTCGATGTGACGATTGTATTAAATATCATTTAGAAAAATGTTATGAACAAGGGGTTACGAAAGAAGAAATGATGGAAATTTTCTCAGTAGCCAATTTAGTTGGTGGTACAATTGTTATTCCGCACACAAGAAGAGCAATTGAATATTGGGAAATACTTCACGAAGAAGATTAA
- the miaB gene encoding tRNA (N6-isopentenyl adenosine(37)-C2)-methylthiotransferase MiaB: MNFNNVKPLKSVNSDKKLFIETYGCQMNVADSEVVASVMEMDGYGMTHTMEEADAIFINTCSIRDNAEQRVMGRLQQLTAMRKNNPNLIIGIIGCMAERVKDQLFEKGANIVVGPDAYMDLPNLVGMAENGEKAINVELSTTETYADVVPSRISKNRISGFVSIMRGCNNFCSYCIVPYTRGRERSRQPESIKNEIQDLYNKGFKEVTLLGQNVNSYNWNDDNCNKLNFPGLLNYVAGNFPDMRIRFTTSHPKDMCDETLKVMAKHENICKFIHLPLQSGSSRILKLMNRKYDREWYMDRITAIKTILPGCGLSTDVFCGFHSETEEDHQQTLELMKWAGYDSAFMFKYSERPGTYASKHLEDNVPEDVKSRRLQEIIDLQTELSLENNKKDIGQTFEVLVEGTSKKSKEELFGRTSQNKVVVFPKENFKTGDLVKVKITQASSATLKGISIN; this comes from the coding sequence ATGAACTTTAATAACGTAAAACCATTAAAATCGGTAAACTCAGATAAAAAACTTTTTATTGAGACTTACGGATGCCAAATGAATGTAGCAGACAGCGAGGTTGTTGCCTCAGTTATGGAAATGGATGGGTACGGAATGACCCACACAATGGAAGAGGCTGATGCTATATTTATTAACACTTGCTCCATCAGAGATAATGCCGAACAAAGAGTTATGGGACGCTTGCAACAGTTAACTGCAATGCGTAAAAATAATCCCAATCTGATAATTGGTATTATTGGTTGCATGGCTGAGCGCGTAAAAGATCAGCTGTTTGAGAAAGGTGCCAACATTGTTGTTGGTCCCGATGCTTATATGGATTTGCCAAATTTGGTTGGGATGGCCGAAAACGGAGAAAAAGCAATTAATGTTGAGTTATCAACAACCGAAACATATGCAGATGTAGTTCCTTCGCGCATTAGTAAAAATCGCATCTCAGGTTTTGTTTCTATCATGAGGGGATGCAATAATTTCTGTTCGTACTGTATTGTACCATATACACGTGGACGAGAAAGAAGCCGCCAGCCAGAAAGTATTAAAAACGAAATACAGGATTTATATAATAAAGGATTTAAAGAAGTTACATTACTTGGCCAAAATGTTAATTCATATAACTGGAATGATGATAACTGTAACAAATTAAATTTTCCGGGTTTATTGAATTATGTGGCTGGTAATTTTCCCGATATGAGAATTCGTTTTACTACATCTCATCCAAAAGATATGTGCGACGAAACATTGAAAGTGATGGCTAAACATGAAAATATTTGTAAATTCATCCATCTACCTTTACAATCGGGAAGCAGCCGCATATTAAAGCTAATGAATCGCAAATACGATCGCGAATGGTACATGGATCGAATTACTGCCATTAAAACCATCTTACCCGGATGTGGATTATCTACCGATGTTTTTTGTGGTTTCCACAGCGAAACAGAAGAAGATCATCAACAAACATTAGAATTGATGAAATGGGCAGGATATGATTCGGCTTTTATGTTTAAATATTCAGAACGACCAGGTACTTATGCAAGTAAGCACCTCGAAGATAATGTTCCGGAAGATGTAAAATCACGGCGTCTTCAAGAGATTATTGATCTTCAAACTGAATTATCGTTAGAAAATAATAAAAAAGATATAGGCCAAACATTTGAAGTGTTGGTAGAAGGCACTTCAAAAAAATCGAAAGAGGAATTATTTGGTCGAACTTCTCAAAATAAAGTAGTTGTATTTCCGAAAGAAAATTTCAAAACGGGCGATTTAGTAAAAGTTAAAATTACTCAAGCCAGTTCTGCTACATTAAAAGGTATCTCAATAAATTAA
- a CDS encoding universal stress protein, producing the protein MKRVLIPIDFSEASINALEYGLAIANHINANVRLMHVKTGLHYAPTYAKNQAEYMINDKSDGWLKDLIVKYDSEYVVPGGKFDFKVREGNVVHEINNQAKYDDSSVIVMGSHGASGFQSKWIGSNAYSLVAHAPCPVIVLSQEMKWNGGIRKIVVPIDFSKASRKKIPVVAGVAAAFKSKIFLVAVRETQLQFILKRITLFNRQVEKYFISRAGTEVEKTVLVGGKPVQKIIEYAEEKEADLITVHVNHSSAPFANFFKPFANELINNATKPVLVIPTYE; encoded by the coding sequence ATGAAAAGAGTATTAATTCCAATTGATTTTTCAGAAGCATCAATCAATGCATTAGAGTATGGTTTAGCTATTGCTAATCATATCAATGCTAATGTGCGATTGATGCATGTTAAAACTGGTTTACATTATGCTCCAACGTATGCCAAAAATCAGGCTGAATATATGATTAATGATAAGTCAGACGGTTGGCTCAAAGATTTGATTGTAAAATACGATAGTGAATATGTTGTACCGGGTGGTAAATTTGATTTTAAAGTAAGAGAAGGTAATGTAGTGCACGAAATAAATAACCAGGCAAAATACGATGACTCAAGTGTTATTGTAATGGGATCACACGGAGCTTCTGGTTTTCAAAGTAAATGGATTGGAAGTAATGCCTACAGTTTAGTGGCACATGCACCTTGTCCTGTTATTGTTTTAAGTCAGGAAATGAAGTGGAACGGTGGAATTCGGAAGATTGTTGTACCTATTGATTTTTCAAAAGCCAGCCGTAAAAAAATTCCAGTTGTTGCAGGAGTGGCTGCTGCATTCAAATCAAAGATATTTTTAGTGGCTGTTCGCGAAACTCAATTACAATTCATTTTGAAGAGAATAACTTTATTTAATCGTCAAGTTGAAAAATACTTTATAAGCAGAGCAGGAACCGAAGTTGAAAAAACTGTTTTGGTAGGAGGTAAGCCCGTTCAAAAAATTATCGAATATGCTGAAGAAAAAGAAGCCGATTTAATAACGGTTCATGTTAATCATTCATCAGCACCTTTTGCCAACTTTTTTAAACCTTTTGCTAATGAATTGATTAATAATGCAACTAAGCCTGTACTTGTAATACCTACCTACGAGTAG
- a CDS encoding SPOR domain-containing protein, with amino-acid sequence MKQFVILIFTLLASSLLVDAQDFVEEVQTVKEGQGVITIHQDQGIDFLMQTMVKENSRQDGVDGWQIQLYSGSGPEGKKQAMDVKTKLLEEFPDVKITTTYNPPFWRVRVGNYRHKYETLPLLKDLKEFFPNCYAVKGTVKLKDL; translated from the coding sequence ATGAAGCAGTTTGTTATCCTAATATTTACGTTATTAGCATCTTCATTATTAGTGGATGCTCAGGATTTTGTAGAAGAAGTACAGACAGTAAAAGAAGGTCAGGGCGTTATTACTATTCATCAGGATCAGGGTATTGATTTCTTGATGCAAACAATGGTGAAAGAAAACTCACGTCAGGATGGTGTTGATGGATGGCAAATTCAACTCTATTCTGGATCAGGACCCGAGGGAAAGAAGCAGGCAATGGATGTTAAAACGAAATTGCTGGAAGAATTCCCGGATGTTAAAATAACAACAACATATAATCCGCCCTTTTGGAGAGTGCGTGTAGGAAATTATCGTCATAAGTACGAAACATTGCCTTTACTCAAGGATTTAAAAGAGTTTTTTCCGAACTGTTATGCGGTTAAGGGAACAGTTAAATTAAAAGATTTGTAA
- a CDS encoding amidophosphoribosyltransferase — translation MSDQIKHECGIVLIRLLKPLEYYQEKYGTWRYGLNKLYLLMEKQHNRGQDGAGAVNLKLDQEAGKKYFFRQRSNKTNPIKDIFEKINEPFIKIQDHQPELLNDSNYAKENLPFAGELYLGHLRYGTFGNHSIEYVHPVMRENNWRSRNLVMAGNFNLTNVDEIFKSLFDLGQHPKDYTDTVTILENVGHFLDEENEMLFRKHKNEGLTNREISFGIEEELDVRKILERSSRRWDGGYALAGMIGHGDAFVTRDPWGIRPAWYYQDDEIVVVASERPVIQTAMNVRSVQVQELKPGHALIIKKDGTVTEELVRVPQKRTSCSFERIYFSRGSDKKIYLERKSLGRLLAKTLLEKVNYDIENTVFSYIPNTAETAFYGMMDGIRQELDQEKKRKILEKGKDITPEELDKILAVEPRVEKIAIKDVKMRTFIADDNSRDDMVAHVYDVTYGIVKNGVDTLVIIDDSIVRGTTLKKSILKILDRLHPKKIIVVSSAPQIRFPDCYGIDMAKLKDFCAFSAAIELLKDNGMENVIDDVYKKCKEQQNLPKEEIVNYVKEIYKPFTPEQISDKIAKMLRPDDIDAEVELVYQTIENLHEACPDDRGDWYFTGDYPTAGGNKVVNTSFINFVEGNSGRAY, via the coding sequence ATGAGTGATCAGATTAAGCACGAGTGCGGTATCGTACTGATACGATTATTGAAGCCGTTGGAGTATTATCAGGAGAAGTACGGTACATGGAGGTATGGTTTAAATAAGCTGTACTTGTTAATGGAGAAACAGCACAATCGTGGGCAGGATGGTGCAGGGGCAGTGAACTTAAAGTTAGATCAGGAGGCTGGGAAAAAATATTTTTTCAGACAACGATCAAATAAAACGAATCCTATTAAGGATATTTTCGAAAAAATTAATGAGCCATTTATTAAAATTCAGGATCATCAGCCTGAGTTATTGAACGATTCCAACTATGCAAAAGAAAATTTGCCTTTTGCCGGAGAATTATATTTGGGTCACTTACGCTATGGAACTTTTGGTAATCATAGTATTGAGTATGTACATCCTGTGATGCGCGAAAACAACTGGCGATCACGAAACCTTGTAATGGCTGGAAACTTCAACTTAACTAATGTTGATGAAATATTTAAGTCGCTATTTGATTTAGGTCAACATCCTAAAGATTATACCGATACTGTTACAATTCTGGAAAATGTTGGTCACTTCTTAGATGAAGAAAACGAAATGTTGTTCAGAAAACATAAGAATGAAGGTTTAACCAATCGCGAAATCTCATTTGGTATTGAAGAAGAATTGGATGTTCGAAAAATTTTGGAGCGTTCAAGTCGTAGATGGGATGGAGGTTATGCTTTGGCAGGTATGATTGGTCATGGTGATGCATTTGTAACTCGCGATCCTTGGGGAATTCGTCCTGCATGGTATTATCAGGATGATGAGATTGTAGTGGTAGCATCAGAACGTCCGGTTATTCAAACGGCCATGAATGTGCGTTCGGTTCAGGTACAGGAACTAAAACCAGGGCATGCATTAATTATCAAGAAAGATGGTACGGTAACTGAAGAATTGGTTCGAGTACCTCAAAAACGTACTTCATGTTCTTTTGAGCGTATTTATTTCTCGCGAGGTAGTGATAAAAAAATCTACCTTGAACGTAAATCTCTCGGTCGTTTATTAGCAAAAACTCTTTTAGAAAAAGTTAATTACGACATTGAAAATACTGTTTTCTCATATATTCCAAATACGGCCGAAACTGCCTTCTATGGTATGATGGATGGTATTCGTCAGGAATTAGATCAAGAGAAAAAGAGAAAAATACTTGAGAAAGGTAAAGATATCACTCCTGAAGAACTGGATAAAATTTTAGCGGTAGAACCTAGGGTAGAAAAAATAGCCATTAAAGACGTTAAGATGCGTACTTTCATTGCAGATGATAATAGTCGCGATGACATGGTAGCACACGTTTACGACGTAACTTATGGTATTGTTAAAAACGGCGTTGATACCTTGGTAATTATTGATGATTCGATTGTAAGGGGTACTACCTTAAAGAAAAGTATTCTTAAGATTTTGGATAGACTTCATCCTAAGAAAATCATTGTAGTATCATCAGCACCTCAAATTCGTTTCCCAGACTGTTATGGTATTGATATGGCTAAGTTGAAAGACTTTTGTGCTTTTTCGGCAGCCATAGAACTATTGAAAGATAATGGAATGGAGAATGTGATTGACGATGTATATAAGAAATGTAAGGAACAGCAAAATCTTCCGAAAGAAGAGATTGTTAATTATGTAAAAGAAATTTACAAGCCATTTACACCTGAACAAATTTCAGATAAGATAGCAAAAATGCTTCGCCCTGATGATATTGATGCTGAAGTAGAATTAGTCTACCAAACAATCGAAAATCTTCACGAAGCTTGTCCTGATGATAGAGGAGATTGGTATTTTACTGGAGATTATCCAACTGCTGGTGGAAATAAGGTGGTGAATACTTCGTTTATCAACTTTGTTGAAGGAAACAGTGGAAGAGCTTATTAA
- a CDS encoding serine hydrolase, translating into MASTRRFKFSFIIILLIGIWFLMPHHLRMAFTYWFPGIEDYKIFENREVKASNHPFEWPESTTYNQVELASNERDTLEHYQTIAYLVIQNDSIVYEEYWDDYDAISYSNSFSAAKSIVSLLIGAAIDDGYIQSVDEKVSDFLPYLKEGKNNELTIRNLLTMSSGSNWDESYSSPLSMTTKAYYGDDLVGLAEDIKIIDTPGKIYAYKSGDTQLLAQVVNRATGKNLSTYAAEKLWQPLGAKHSALWSLDKKDGTEKAYCCFNSNARDFALLGALINHNGYWRNQQIISEDYIKSATSPANYLRTEDGDALDFYGFQYWIVNYNGLQIPYARGILGQYIFSIPEKNAIIVRLGHKRSDTKINHHPSEIYSYISTGLELLH; encoded by the coding sequence ATGGCATCAACTCGTAGATTCAAATTCTCTTTTATTATCATCCTTCTAATTGGAATATGGTTTTTAATGCCTCATCATTTGCGCATGGCATTTACCTATTGGTTTCCGGGTATTGAGGATTACAAAATATTTGAAAATCGTGAAGTAAAAGCTTCTAATCATCCATTTGAATGGCCTGAAAGCACTACTTATAACCAGGTAGAGTTAGCCAGTAACGAACGTGATACACTTGAACATTATCAAACAATTGCATACTTGGTAATCCAAAATGATAGCATTGTTTATGAGGAATACTGGGATGATTACGATGCAATCTCCTATTCCAACTCTTTTTCTGCTGCAAAAAGTATTGTTTCGTTGCTTATTGGTGCTGCAATAGACGATGGCTATATTCAATCGGTTGATGAAAAAGTAAGTGATTTTTTACCTTATTTGAAAGAAGGTAAAAACAACGAGTTAACCATTCGAAACTTATTAACAATGAGCAGTGGTTCAAACTGGGACGAAAGCTATTCGAGCCCATTATCTATGACTACCAAAGCCTATTATGGCGATGACCTGGTTGGTTTAGCTGAAGACATAAAAATAATTGATACACCTGGCAAAATCTACGCCTACAAAAGTGGTGATACCCAACTACTAGCCCAAGTAGTTAATAGAGCAACAGGTAAAAATTTAAGCACCTATGCTGCCGAAAAGCTCTGGCAACCACTGGGTGCGAAACATTCTGCACTTTGGTCGCTTGATAAAAAAGACGGAACAGAAAAAGCATACTGCTGTTTTAATTCCAATGCACGCGATTTTGCATTGTTAGGAGCTTTAATCAATCACAATGGGTACTGGCGCAATCAGCAAATTATAAGCGAAGATTATATAAAATCTGCAACATCTCCGGCCAACTATCTACGAACAGAAGACGGTGATGCATTGGATTTTTATGGATTTCAGTATTGGATTGTTAATTATAATGGTCTACAAATCCCCTATGCAAGAGGAATTCTTGGACAATATATCTTCTCAATTCCCGAAAAAAATGCAATTATTGTTCGTTTAGGTCATAAACGGAGTGATACTAAAATCAATCATCATCCCTCAGAAATATATAGTTATATTTCAACAGGACTGGAATTATTACATTAA